In Camelus ferus isolate YT-003-E chromosome 10, BCGSAC_Cfer_1.0, whole genome shotgun sequence, the following proteins share a genomic window:
- the GVQW3 gene encoding protein GVQW3 isoform X1: MSDRYLEQRISIKFCVKLNKSASETHHLLKEAYGNEVMSRARVFDWHKRFKEGREDVRDDARSGRPVTHRTDENIQKVKDLVCSNRQLTVRMMAEELNLDKETVRLILKENLNMKKVSAKVASGILKDEPKPRKLDFRSDLSKETKKKSSCVRRKSLPYQILANAVPVASPFS; the protein is encoded by the exons ATGAGCGACCGCTATCTAGAACAAAGGATTAGTATCAAATTCTGCGTGAAATTGAACAAGTCTGCAAGTGAGACCCACCATCTTTTAAAAGAAGCTTATGGGAATGAAGTCATGTCAAGGGCCAGAGTCTTTGACTGGCACAAGAGGTTTAAAGAAGGGCGGGAAGATGTTCGAGATGATGCCCGAAGTGGTCGTCCAGTCACCCACCGGACGGATGAAAACATCCAGAAGGTCAAGGACTTGGTTTGTTCAAATAGGCAGTTAACTGTGAGGATGATGGCTGAAGAGTTAAATTTAGATAAAGAAACCGTTAGACTCATTCTGAAAGAAAACTTGAATATGAAGAAAGTTTCCGCAAAAGTTGCATCGGGTATTTTAAAGGATGAACCTAAACCTCGAAAACTTGACTTTCGGTCTGATCTTTcaaaggaaactaagaaaaagagCTCATGTGTGAGGAGAAAG TCTCTGCCTTATCAGATCCTTGCAAATGCTGTCCCAGTTGCATCACCCTTCTCCTAG